From Micromonospora echinospora:
CGGCCTCCTCCGGGGTGAACCAGCCCACCTCGTCGGTGCCACCGTCCGGCTCGGGTCGCAGCCGCCCGTCCCGCGCCTCGACCTCGAAGATCAACCGATCCGTGTGCATCGCGACGTCCTCGGCGCGGAACGCGGCCACGTCGGCGACGGCGGCCCGGATCGCGCCGGGCGCGACGGTCAGCCCGGTCTCCTCGGCGAACTCGCGGACCACCGCGTCGGCCGGGTGCTCCGCGTGCTCGACGCCGCCGCCGGGCAACTGCCACACCCCCGGGTACGGGCACCGCGCCGAGCCACGCGCCAGCAGCACCCGCCCGTCGGAGTCCCGCAGCATCCCGTACGCCCCGACCCGCCGCCGCTGCTCCACCCGCACCACTCCCCCGCGCCCCGCGCACACCCGCGCCCCACTCCGTCGATCATGAGGTTAGCGGTACCGAGGCGGACATTTCCCGCCGTCAACTTCATGATCGCCGGAGTGGGGCGCGGGTGTGCGCGGGGTGGGTCTAGAGGAGGTGGGCGGCCTGGACCGCCTCGGCGGTCACCTCGGTGAGGCGATCGGTGGGCAGCGCGTCGAGCTCCTCGCGGCGGAACCAGCGGGCCTCGCAGGTGGAGCCGCCGACGTCGGCCACCGTGGGCGTCGCCGGCTGGTCCACGACCACGCGGTAGAAGGCGCGTACGCCGTGCCAGTCGATCGGGTAGCCCTCCGGGCCGAGCGAGGCCGCGTCCCGGTGGCTGGCCACGCCGAGCAGCTCGACCAGGCGGCCGGTCTGCCCGGTCTCCTCGACCAGCTCCCGGATCAGCGCGGCGCCCGGCTGCTCCCCGTAGTCGGTGCCGCCGCCGGGCAGGTGCCAGCAGCCGGCGCCCGGGTAGCCGTCGGACACCCGGGTCAGCAGTACGCGCTCCTCCGGGTCGGTCACCACCGCGTACGCGGCGAAGCGCTGCGCCCGGTGCAGCCCGTCCGGGCCGGGTACGGCGTAGAACGAGGGGAACTCGGGCACCTCCTCCGGCACGATGTCGTCGGTGGAGGTGGGCAGGCCCAGGGCACGCGCGGTGAACGACCGCAGCGGCAGTTCCCGCGCCTCGTCGAGGGTGAACCAGCGGGCCAGGTCGGTCGGGCGGTCGACCCGCTCGGTGAGCGTCCCGCCGCGTACCGAGACGGTGTAGAGGAGGCGGTCGGTGTGGATCGTGATGCGCCGCTCGGGCAGCGCCCGCATATCGGCGAGCACGTCCTGAAGGCCGGCGACCGCCACCGAGAGCCCGGTCTCGGCCGCGGTCTCCCGGACGACTGTGTGCTTGGGGTCCTCACCGTGGTCGACCGCTCCTCCGGGGAGCGACCAGGTGCCGGGGGTGCCGGAGCGCTCCGATGCGCGGACCAGCAACACTCGGCCGTTCGAATCAGCACAAACTGCGTATGCCGCGATCCTGCGGAGCGGCTCCAGCGAGGTGGTCACGGGGTCAAATTCTCCCCGCAGCGGGTTACCGGGATCGAAAAGAGTCAGATTCCTGACTCTTCGCTGGCGTCTCAGGGATGCGTCAGGGTAGGGGTCCGGGCGGTCACCGAGGTCGCCCGCCGCGGCGCGCGGCACCGTTGAGACATGACCTCCCCGCATCCCTCCCACGCCCCGTACAAGCAGCTCCGCCGCCCGGTCAGCGACCGCATGATCGCCGGCGTGGCCAGCGGCCTCGGCCGCTACTTCGCCGCCGACCCCACGCTCATCCGGGTGATCTTCGCGACCGCCACGGTGCTCACCGGCGGACTCGCCGCGCTCGCGTACCCGATCATGTGGTTCCTGATGCCCGAGGAGCCGACCGGCGCGCCCGCCTGGCCGCACCCGCCGGGCACCGCGCCCGGGTGGCCGCCGGTCCCGCCGACCGGGCCGACCTCGCCGACCACTGTCGTCCCGCCGACCGCCGTGGTGCCGCCGACCGCGCCGGCTACGCCGCGGACGCCGGCCGGGCCGGACGCCGGACCGCCGCCCGCGGCCTGACGCCGGACCGCCGCCCGCGGCCTGAGCCGCGTCACTCCCACTCGATGGTGCCCGGCGGCTTGCTCGTCACGTCCAGGACCACGCGGTTGACCTCGGCGACCTCGTTCGTGATCCGGGTCGAGATCCGGGCCACCACGTCGTAGGGCAGCCGGGACCAGTCGGCGGTCATCGCGTCCTCGCTGGAGACCGGGCGCAGCACCACCGGGTGACCGTAGGTGCGCCCGTCGCCCTGCACCCCGACGCTGCGGACGTCGGCCAGCAGCACCACCGGGAACTGCCAGACGCCCCGGTCCAGGCCGGCCGTAGTCAGCTCCTGCCGGGCGATCAGGTCGGCCTTGCGGAGCACGGCGAGGCGCTCCTCGTCGACCGCGCCGATGATCCGGATGGCCAGGCCCGGGCCGGGGAACGGGTGCCGCCACACCATCGCCTCGGGCAGTCCCAGCTCCAGGCCGATCGTGCGGACCTCGTCCTTGAACAGCGTGCGCAGCGGCTCGACCAGCGAGAACTTCAGGTCCTCGGGCAGGCCGCCGACGTTGTGGTGGCTCTTGATGTTGGCGGTGCCGGTGCCGCCGCCGGACTCCACCACGTCCGGGTAGAGCGTGCCCTGCACGAGGTATTCCACGTCGCCGTGCGCCGCGATCTCCCGGGCGGCGGCCTCGAAGACCCGGATGAACTCCCGGCCGATGATCTTCCGCTTCTGCTCCGGGTCGGTCACCCCGGCCAGCGCGCCGAGGAACCGCTCCCGGGCGTCGACCACCTTCAGCCTGATGCCGGTGGCGGCGACGTAGTCCTTCTCGACCTGCTCGGCCTCACCGGCCCGCAGCAGGCCGTGGTCCACGAACACGCAGGTGAGCTGGTCGCCCACCGCGCGGTGCACGAGCGCCGCGGCGACCGCCGAGTCGACGCCGCCGGAGAGGCCGCAGATGACCTCCTTGTCGCCGATCTGCTCCCGGATCCGGGCGACCTGCTCGTCGATGATGTTCGACGGCGTCCACGTCGGTTCGATGCCGGCGATGTCGTACAGGAAGCGGTTCAGCATCTCCTGGCCGTGCGCGGTGTGCCCGACCTCCGGGTGGAACTGCACGCCGGCCCGGCGGCCGGCCAGGTCCTCGAACGCGGCGACCGGGGCGCCCGCCGACTCGGCGGTCACGGTGAAGCCCTCCGGCGCCTCGGTGACGCAGTCGCCGTGGCTCATCCACACCGGCAGGTCGGCCGGGAGGTCGCGCAGCAGCACACCGGGCTCGGTCAGGCGCGGGCGCAGCGGCGTGCCGCCGTACTCGCGGTTGCCGGTGCGCGCGACAGTGCCGCCGAGCGCCTGCGCCATGGCCTGGAAGCCGTAACAGATGCCGAAGACGGGCACGTCGGCGGTGAACACCCCGGCGTCGATCTGGGGCGCGTCCGGCGCGTACACGCTGGCCGGACCACCGGAGAGGATGATCGCGGCCGGGTTCTTCGCCAGCATCTCGGACACCGGCATGGAGTGCGGGACGATCTCCGAGTAGACCTTCGCCTCGCGGACACGGCGCGCGATGAGCTGGGCGTACTGGGCTCCGAAGTCCACCACGAGGACGGGGCGAGGCGTGCTCATGTGCGCAAAGCCTACCGACAGTCACCGGGCCGCCGGACGCGCCCCGGCGGTGTGGCGGGGTGAATGTGTTAACAAGGGCCCCTTCCTCTACCGGAGGCGTTAAGAAGGGGCCCTTCCTTTCACCGCAGGGCGGCGGGGGCGTGGGCGGGGACGGCGGGGCGCCGCGGCGGCACCGGCCCCACCCGGGTGTACGGCGAGCCGGGCGCCGGGCGCGGGTCCGCCTCGCCCTTGTTCGGCCAGTACGACATCGCCCGCTCGGCCTGCGCGGTGATCGTCAGCGACGGGTTGACGCCCAGGTTCGCCGAGACCGCCGCGCCGTCGACCACGTGCAGCCCCGGGTGGCCGTACACCCGGTGCCACGGGTCGATCACCCCCTCGTCCGGGGTGGCGCCGATGACCGCGCCGCCGAGGATGTGCGCGGTCACCGGGATGTTGAACGGCTCGGTGACCGCCCCGCCGGGGGTGCCGCCGATCTCCTCGGCGAGCAGCCGGGCCGCGGCGTTGCCGGCCGGGATCCACGTCGGGTTGGGCGCGCCGTGGCCGGGGCCGGAGACCAGCCGGCCCTTGCGGTACCGGGTGGTCAGCGAGTTGTCGACCGACTGCATGACGAGCGCTATCACGGTGCGCTCGGACCAGCGGCGCACGGACAGCATCCGTGCGGCCAGCACGGGCTGCCGGACGATGCTGCCCAGCCAGCGCCGGGCCCGGCGGGGACCGCCGTCGATTAGCAGCGACTGGAGCAGCCCCATCGCGTTGGAGCCCTTGCCGTAGCGGACCGGCTCGATGTGGGTCTGCGGGTCGGGGTGGAACGAGCTGGTGATCGCCACCCCCTCGGTGAAGTCGAGGCCGCGCCGCCGGGCCGCGCCGGGCGCCACCGAGGCGCCGAGGATGGCCTCGGAGTTGGTCCGGGTGAGCTCGCCGAGCCGGGGCGAGAGCGCCGGCAGCGCGCCGGTCGCCTTCATCTGGTGCAGCAGCCGCTGGGTGCCGAGCGCGCCGGCCGCGAAGACGACCTGGTCGGCGTGGATCACCTCGCGCCGCTTGCGCAGCCAGGCGCCGGTGCGTTCGGTGTGCACCGCGTACCCGCCGGCCGGGTCCGGGCGGACCGCGGTCACAGTGGTCAGCGGGTGCACCTGCACGCCGAGCCGTTCGGCCAGCCAGAGGTAGTTCTTCACCAGCGTGTTCTTGGCGCCGTGCCGGCAGCCGGTCATGCACGACCCGCAGTGGCTGCACCCGGTGCGGTCCGGCCCGGCTCCACCGAAGTACGGGTCGGCCACCCGCTCGCCGGGACGCCCGATGTGCACGCCGACCGGCGTCGGGTGGTAGGTGTGCGCCACCCCCATCCGCTCGGCCACTGCGCGAACGGCCTGGTCCGCCCGGGTGTCGATCGGGTACGTGGTGACGCCGAGCATCCGCTTCGCCTGGTCGTAGTGGCGGGCCAGCTCGTCGCGCCAGTCGGTGATGTCCCGCCACTGCGGGTCGGCGTAGAACGCGTCGAGCGGCTCGTAGAGCGTGTTCGCGTAGACCAGCGAGCCGCCGCCCACTCCGGCGCCGGAGAGCACGAGCACGCCACCGCCGGCCTTGCGGTCGGCCGAACGCAGCAGCGTGATCCGCTGGAGCCCGAAGCAGCCGAGCCGGGGCGCCCAGAGGAACCGCCGCGCCCGCCAGGACGTACGCGGGAACTCGTCGTCGGCGAAGCGCCGCCCCGCCTCCAGGACGCCTACCGAGTAACCCTTCTCGGCCAGCCGCAGCGCGGTGACGCTGCCGCCGAACCCGGACCCGATGACGACCACGTCGTAGCGCATGGACGCATCATTACCGACGAGTAGCTATAGCGCCAACGAGGCTTTTTCGCACATCATGCAGAGCGCTCGATCGCCGGGATTCCCGCCGCTGCAACCTGTCGGCCACCCTGGCGCGTCGAATCACACGGGGAGGCACGAACGTGACGAGACGACGCCTGCTGGGCCTGGCCGCGCTGGTGGCCGCGCTGCTGGTGGCCACCGCAGCGGTGGTGACCACCCGGCTGGTGGCCGACCGCCCGGCCGCCCCGTCCGCCGGACCGAGCACCACCCCGCCGGCCTCGCCGACGCCCGCCCCGACCACCGCCAGCCCGACGCCGCCGCCCGGCGCCGACCTGAAAGGCCCGCTCAACCTGCTGCTCGTCGGCGTCGACACCCGGGTCAGCATCCCCGGCTGGGAGCCGCACGCCGACGCCGTGCTGCTGCTGCACGTACCCGCCGGGCTGGACCGGGCGTACCTGTTCTCGCTCCCCCGCGACCTGGTGGTGGACATCCCCGCCTACCCGAAGGCCCGCTACCCGGGCGGCCGGACCAAGCTCACCCACGCGATGAGCTACGGCAGCCGGGTGCCGGGCGACAAGGCCAACCCCAGCACCGCCCAGGGGTACGAGCTGCTGCGCGCCACCGTCTCCCGCTACACCGGGCTGCGCATCGACGCCGGGGCGGTGATCACGTTCGGCGGCTTCGACAAGCTGGTGGACACGCTCGGCGGGGTGGACCTCTACGTGGACCAGCGGGTCGCATCCCGGCACCGCCGCCCGGACGGCACCATGCGGACGCTGAGCGGCGGCGGCTACATCGGTCCGCAGATGGTCTACGAGAAGGGCACCCGGCACCTGACCGGCTGGCAGGCGCTGGACTACGCGCGGCAGCGCTACACCGCCGGTGGCGACTACACCCGGCAGCGGCACCAGCAGCAACTGCTCCGGGCGCTGGCCCGCAAGATCGTCGACGAGGGCACCGCCCGCGACCCGCAGCGGGTCGAGCAGGTCGTCGCCGCGCTCGGCAGGACCCTGGTGTACGCCGGAGGCGGCCGGCAGCTGATCGACTTCGCGTATGCCCTGGGTGGCGTGCCGGCGGACCGGCTCACGCTCGTCGTGCTGCCCGGCGCCGGGGTGAGCAGCGGCGGCGCGTACCGGGGCGAGCAGCTCAAGCCGCTCGGCCGCGACTTCCTCACCGCGCTGCGCGGTGGACGGGTCGACGCCTTCCTGACCGCCCACCCGTCGCTGCGCGTCAAGAACTGACGCGACCTACAGCGGCTTCGGGGTGGGCGGGCGTTCGGTGCCGTACAGCCACGGGTCGAAGACCTTCGCCAGCTTCTTGCCGGAGACCCGCTCGGCCAGCGCCACGAAGTCGGCGGTGGTGGCGTTGCCGTTCTTCCGCTCCGCCGCCCAGGTACGCAGGACGGAGAAGAACGCGGTGTCGCCCACCGCCACCCGCAGCGCGTGCACTGTCATCCCGCCCCGCTCGTAGACCGAGCGGCTGAACAGGTTCTCCACCCCCGGCTTGCCCGGCGGCGTCCGCCACACCTGCGCGCCGGCGTTCGCGTACTTCTGGTCGAACGTGCGTTGCACGGTGGTCGAGCCGCTGTGCTCGGCCCACAGCCACTCCGCGTACGTGGCCAGCCCTTCGTTGAGCCAGATGTCCTGCCAGCGCTGGATCGACACGCTGTTGCCGTACCACTGGTGGGCCAGCTCGTGCGCGACCACGCCGGTGTTGTCGCCCTGCCGGAAGAAGCTGGCCGAGTAGACCGGACGGCTCTGCGTCTCCAACGCGTACCGGATCCGCTCGTCGGCGATCACCACCCCGCCGTACGAGTCGAACGGGTACGGCCCGAAGACGCTCTCCAGGTAGTCGGCGACCTCGACGGTGCGGGCGATCGACCGGTCCGGGGCGCCCTGGGGCAGCTGCGTAGTGACCGCGCTGTACACCGGCCGTCCCTTGTGCTTGCCGGTGGTGACCCGGAACTTGCCGATCGCCACAGTGGTCAGGTAGCTGGCGGTCGGCGCGCCCTCCGACCACTTCCAGGTGGTCCAGTCGCCGCTTGTCGTCTTCCCCTTCGGCACGCCGTTGGAGACCGCCGTCAGTCCCTTCGGGACGGTCAGCTCGATGTCGTAGGTGGCCTTGTCCGACGGGTGGTCGTTCACCGGGTACCAGGTGCTCGCCGACTCCGGTTGCCCGAGCGCGATCGCCCCGTCGGAGGTGTGCAGCCAGCCGCCCTCGCCCAGCGCCTCGGTCCGCAGCGCCTCCGGTCGCCCGTCGTACCGGACCTCGGCGGTGAACCCGTTGCCGGAGGTCAGCCCGGTGGCCGGGGTGATCACCAGCTCGTTCCCGGTGCGGCGGTGCCCGGCGGCGGCACCGTCCACGCTGACCGAGCGGACGGTCAGCCCGGCCAGGTCCAGGTTGAACGCGGACAGGTCGGCGGTCGCGGTGGCCCGAAGCGTGGTGGTGCCGTTGAGCCTGTCCGTCTCCGGGTCGTAGCGCACCTTCACCGTGTAGTGCGCGACGTCGTAGCCGCCGTTGCCGTAGCTCGGGAAATAGGGGTCTCCGGCGCCGGCCGCGCCCGCCGCGAAGCTGCGCGTGGCCGCCGGGGCGGCAGTGGTGGGAGCCGCCGGTCCCGGGTCCGGCTCGGCCGAGCCGCAGCCGGCCACCAGCAGCGTCGCGCAGGCCAGCAGCCCGAGCCGTCGTCGTCCGCCGCGCCGCGTCATCGCCTCGATCCCTCCGGGGTCCCGAACAGCGGCCCCGCCCACGGGCCGCTCCGCCCGCGGCAGCCTACCCAGCGGCGGTCACGCCCACGTCACGGCAGTCCCGGTGGCGTCGCGCCGACCAGCCAGGCGTCCAGCAGCGACCGCAGTGGCCGCCCGGACGTGCGTTCGGCGTACCCGACGAAGTCGGCGGTGGTGACGTTGCCGTTGCGGTGCTGCGCCAGCCAGCCGCGCAGGACGCGGTAGAACGTCTCGTCGCCCACCGCGCGGCGCAGCGCGTGCACCGCGAGCGCGCCCCGCTGGTAGACCGCGTCGCCGAACATCCCGGACCGGCCCGGGTCGACTGTGGGCTTCGACCAGTCCGTCACCGCGTACCGCTCGGCCGCGGTCTGCGCCACCGTCCGCCCACCGTCGTGCTCGGCCCAGAGCCATTCGGCGTACGTGGCGAAGCCCTCGTTGAGCCAGATGTCGCTCCACCGGGCCACCGAGACGCTGTCGCCGAACCACTGGTGGGCCAGCTCGTGCGCGACCACTTCGGTGTTCGGGCGGTCGTCCCGGAAGAAGCCCGGCCCGTAGACCGGCCGGCTCTGCGTCTCCAGCGCGTACCGGATGCGCTCGTCGGCCACCACGATCCCGCCGTACGCCTCGAACGGGTACGGGCCGAAGCGCGCGGCCAGGAAGTCGGCGATCTCGCCGGTGCGGGCCACCGACGCGGCGGCCGGCCCGTCCGCGGGCAGCGCCGCGGCGACGGCGGTGACCAGCGGCTTGCCCGCGTGCGTGCCGGTTCTGACCCGGTAGTCGCCGATCACCAGCGTGCTCAGGTAGCTGGCCATCGGCGCGCGCTCCGACCAGCGCCAGGTGGTCCAGCCGCCGGCGCTGGTGCGGCTTTGCGGCACGCCGTTCGCGAGCGCGGCGAGCCCGTCCGGCACGGTGACCGCGAAGTCGTACGTGGCCTTGTCCGACGGGTGGTCGTTGACCGGGTACCAGGTGCTCGCCGACTCCGGCTGGCCGAGCGCTATCGCGCCGTCCGGTGTGGCGTGGAAGCCGCCGTCGCCGAGTTCGGCGTTCGGCAGCGGTTCCGGCACACCGCCGTACGTCACCTCGACGGTGAGCCGCTTCCCCGACGGCAGCCCGCGCGGCGGGGTGACGATCAGCTCGGCGCCGTCGTGGCGGTGTTTCGCCGCCTCCCCGCCCACCCGGACCCGCTCGACGTCCAGCCCGGCCAGGTCGAGCTGGAACCGGGACAGCGCACGGGTGGTGGTGACGGTCAGCGTGGCCGTTCCGGTGAGCTTGTCGCCGGCCGGGTCGTAGCGCACGTCCAGCGCGTAGTGGCCCACGTCGTAGCCGCCGTTGCCTGCTCCCGGCACGTACGGGTCACCGACGTCCGCCGCGCCCGCCCGGAACCCGTTGTCGTCGCCGCCCGTGCACCCGCCGGCCGCGAGCGCCACCGCCACCAGCCCTGCCGCCCAGATCCGCCGCCGCCTCACCCGGCGAGCCTAGACGCGCGACGGCGCGGGCGGGGCCGGAACACGTCCGGGCCGCCGCCCGCGCCGTCGTGCGGTGCTCAGCGGTGCTCAGCGGTGCTCAGCGGTCGAGGACCAGCCCGACCTTCTGGAACTCCTTCAGGTCGCGGTAGCCGCACTTGGCCATCGCGCGGCGCAGGCCGCCGAAGAGGTTGAGCTGGCCGTCCGGCTCGTCGGCCGGGCCGAACAGCAGCTTCTCCATCGAGCCGAGCGGCTCGCCGGCCACCTCGAACGCGCCCCGGGGCAGCGACGGGTGGCTGGCCGCGGAGTGCCACCAGGCGCCGCCGGCCGGCGCCTCCGCGCAGAGCGAGAGCGGCTCGCCGAGCATCACCGCGTCCGCGCCGCAGCCGAGCGCCTTGGCGATGTCGCCGGAGGTCTGCATGTCGCCGTCGGCGATCAGGTGCACGTACCGGCCGCCGGTCTCGTCCAGGTAGTCGCGGCGGGCCGCGGCGGCGTCGGCGATCGCGGTGGCCATCGGCACCCGGATGCCGAGCACCGACTCGGTGGTCGACCAGTCGTCGCCGCCGATGCCCACGATCACGCCGGCCGCGCCGGTACGCATCAGGTGCAGCGCGGTCTTGTAGTCGGTGCAGCCGCCGACGACGACCGGCAGGTCCAGGTCGGCGATGAACTCCTTGAGGTTCAGCGGCTCGTCGGTGGTGGAGACGTGCTCGGCCGAGACGAGCGTGCCCTGGATGACCAGGATGTCCACACCCGCGTCGAGGATCACCGGGGCCAGCGCCAGGGTGTGCTGCGGGGAGACCCGCACCGCCACCGTGCCGCCGCCGTCGCGCAGCTCGCGTACCC
This genomic window contains:
- a CDS encoding NUDIX domain-containing protein, whose amino-acid sequence is MTTSLEPLRRIAAYAVCADSNGRVLLVRASERSGTPGTWSLPGGAVDHGEDPKHTVVRETAAETGLSVAVAGLQDVLADMRALPERRITIHTDRLLYTVSVRGGTLTERVDRPTDLARWFTLDEARELPLRSFTARALGLPTSTDDIVPEEVPEFPSFYAVPGPDGLHRAQRFAAYAVVTDPEERVLLTRVSDGYPGAGCWHLPGGGTDYGEQPGAALIRELVEETGQTGRLVELLGVASHRDAASLGPEGYPIDWHGVRAFYRVVVDQPATPTVADVGGSTCEARWFRREELDALPTDRLTEVTAEAVQAAHLL
- a CDS encoding PspC domain-containing protein; amino-acid sequence: MTSPHPSHAPYKQLRRPVSDRMIAGVASGLGRYFAADPTLIRVIFATATVLTGGLAALAYPIMWFLMPEEPTGAPAWPHPPGTAPGWPPVPPTGPTSPTTVVPPTAVVPPTAPATPRTPAGPDAGPPPAA
- the guaA gene encoding glutamine-hydrolyzing GMP synthase — encoded protein: MSTPRPVLVVDFGAQYAQLIARRVREAKVYSEIVPHSMPVSEMLAKNPAAIILSGGPASVYAPDAPQIDAGVFTADVPVFGICYGFQAMAQALGGTVARTGNREYGGTPLRPRLTEPGVLLRDLPADLPVWMSHGDCVTEAPEGFTVTAESAGAPVAAFEDLAGRRAGVQFHPEVGHTAHGQEMLNRFLYDIAGIEPTWTPSNIIDEQVARIREQIGDKEVICGLSGGVDSAVAAALVHRAVGDQLTCVFVDHGLLRAGEAEQVEKDYVAATGIRLKVVDARERFLGALAGVTDPEQKRKIIGREFIRVFEAAAREIAAHGDVEYLVQGTLYPDVVESGGGTGTANIKSHHNVGGLPEDLKFSLVEPLRTLFKDEVRTIGLELGLPEAMVWRHPFPGPGLAIRIIGAVDEERLAVLRKADLIARQELTTAGLDRGVWQFPVVLLADVRSVGVQGDGRTYGHPVVLRPVSSEDAMTADWSRLPYDVVARISTRITNEVAEVNRVVLDVTSKPPGTIEWE
- a CDS encoding FAD-dependent oxidoreductase encodes the protein MRYDVVVIGSGFGGSVTALRLAEKGYSVGVLEAGRRFADDEFPRTSWRARRFLWAPRLGCFGLQRITLLRSADRKAGGGVLVLSGAGVGGGSLVYANTLYEPLDAFYADPQWRDITDWRDELARHYDQAKRMLGVTTYPIDTRADQAVRAVAERMGVAHTYHPTPVGVHIGRPGERVADPYFGGAGPDRTGCSHCGSCMTGCRHGAKNTLVKNYLWLAERLGVQVHPLTTVTAVRPDPAGGYAVHTERTGAWLRKRREVIHADQVVFAAGALGTQRLLHQMKATGALPALSPRLGELTRTNSEAILGASVAPGAARRRGLDFTEGVAITSSFHPDPQTHIEPVRYGKGSNAMGLLQSLLIDGGPRRARRWLGSIVRQPVLAARMLSVRRWSERTVIALVMQSVDNSLTTRYRKGRLVSGPGHGAPNPTWIPAGNAAARLLAEEIGGTPGGAVTEPFNIPVTAHILGGAVIGATPDEGVIDPWHRVYGHPGLHVVDGAAVSANLGVNPSLTITAQAERAMSYWPNKGEADPRPAPGSPYTRVGPVPPRRPAVPAHAPAALR
- a CDS encoding LCP family protein gives rise to the protein MTRRRLLGLAALVAALLVATAAVVTTRLVADRPAAPSAGPSTTPPASPTPAPTTASPTPPPGADLKGPLNLLLVGVDTRVSIPGWEPHADAVLLLHVPAGLDRAYLFSLPRDLVVDIPAYPKARYPGGRTKLTHAMSYGSRVPGDKANPSTAQGYELLRATVSRYTGLRIDAGAVITFGGFDKLVDTLGGVDLYVDQRVASRHRRPDGTMRTLSGGGYIGPQMVYEKGTRHLTGWQALDYARQRYTAGGDYTRQRHQQQLLRALARKIVDEGTARDPQRVEQVVAALGRTLVYAGGGRQLIDFAYALGGVPADRLTLVVLPGAGVSSGGAYRGEQLKPLGRDFLTALRGGRVDAFLTAHPSLRVKN
- a CDS encoding M1 family metallopeptidase; protein product: MTRRGGRRRLGLLACATLLVAGCGSAEPDPGPAAPTTAAPAATRSFAAGAAGAGDPYFPSYGNGGYDVAHYTVKVRYDPETDRLNGTTTLRATATADLSAFNLDLAGLTVRSVSVDGAAAGHRRTGNELVITPATGLTSGNGFTAEVRYDGRPEALRTEALGEGGWLHTSDGAIALGQPESASTWYPVNDHPSDKATYDIELTVPKGLTAVSNGVPKGKTTSGDWTTWKWSEGAPTASYLTTVAIGKFRVTTGKHKGRPVYSAVTTQLPQGAPDRSIARTVEVADYLESVFGPYPFDSYGGVVIADERIRYALETQSRPVYSASFFRQGDNTGVVAHELAHQWYGNSVSIQRWQDIWLNEGLATYAEWLWAEHSGSTTVQRTFDQKYANAGAQVWRTPPGKPGVENLFSRSVYERGGMTVHALRVAVGDTAFFSVLRTWAAERKNGNATTADFVALAERVSGKKLAKVFDPWLYGTERPPTPKPL
- a CDS encoding M1 family metallopeptidase, whose amino-acid sequence is MRRRRIWAAGLVAVALAAGGCTGGDDNGFRAGAADVGDPYVPGAGNGGYDVGHYALDVRYDPAGDKLTGTATLTVTTTRALSRFQLDLAGLDVERVRVGGEAAKHRHDGAELIVTPPRGLPSGKRLTVEVTYGGVPEPLPNAELGDGGFHATPDGAIALGQPESASTWYPVNDHPSDKATYDFAVTVPDGLAALANGVPQSRTSAGGWTTWRWSERAPMASYLSTLVIGDYRVRTGTHAGKPLVTAVAAALPADGPAAASVARTGEIADFLAARFGPYPFEAYGGIVVADERIRYALETQSRPVYGPGFFRDDRPNTEVVAHELAHQWFGDSVSVARWSDIWLNEGFATYAEWLWAEHDGGRTVAQTAAERYAVTDWSKPTVDPGRSGMFGDAVYQRGALAVHALRRAVGDETFYRVLRGWLAQHRNGNVTTADFVGYAERTSGRPLRSLLDAWLVGATPPGLP
- a CDS encoding GuaB3 family IMP dehydrogenase-related protein: MRDVVEIGLGKTAQRGYHLDDIAIVPSRRTRDVDDVSTAWQLDAYQFGIPCVGHPSDATMSPASAVRLGQLGGLGVLNVEGLWTRYENPAKVLEELAGLGEDARATKRLQEVYAEPIRPDLIAERVRELRDGGGTVAVRVSPQHTLALAPVILDAGVDILVIQGTLVSAEHVSTTDEPLNLKEFIADLDLPVVVGGCTDYKTALHLMRTGAAGVIVGIGGDDWSTTESVLGIRVPMATAIADAAAARRDYLDETGGRYVHLIADGDMQTSGDIAKALGCGADAVMLGEPLSLCAEAPAGGAWWHSAASHPSLPRGAFEVAGEPLGSMEKLLFGPADEPDGQLNLFGGLRRAMAKCGYRDLKEFQKVGLVLDR